In a single window of the Acipenser ruthenus chromosome 8, fAciRut3.2 maternal haplotype, whole genome shotgun sequence genome:
- the LOC131737821 gene encoding olfactory receptor 1E16-like — MSPNSTTMSVNVTSGRPLFYINGFSNMLYANYYFIFLSVVYVLTILANAFLMLIICVEQSLHNPKYVAVFHLAVVDTCCSTVVIPNLIQTFIFNSQFIVFEACLANMFFVHFFNGLQSLSLVLLAYDRFIAICFPLHYHTINTNTRMIIITVVVWVFFSVMLLVMVLLVSRLSFCKSTVIDSYFCDHGPVNKLACNDTSTNYIFAKLLIALFLILPMVLIILSYACILFELYKMTSREGKRKALKTCTSHLILVAILFIPILVTYTTAMVSAIHPNARILNNSLSATIPPLLNPIIYTLKTEEIMESIKKLYKKTILFK, encoded by the coding sequence ATGTCTCCCAATTCAACAACAATGTCTGTGAATGTTACCTCTGGTAGACCACTGTTTTATATTAATGGGTTTTCTAATATGTTGTATGCAAACTATTATTTTATATTCTTGTCTGTTGTTTATGTTTTAACAATATTAGCCAATGCATTTCTAATGCTAATAATATGTGTAGAACAAAGTTTACATAACCCCAAATATGTTGCTGTTTTTCATTTAGCTGTAGTTGATACCTGTTGTAGTACTGTGGTAATCCCAAATCTAATTCAAACATTCATTTTCAACTCCCAGTTTATTGTGTTCGAGGCCTGCCTTGCTAATatgttttttgtgcatttttttaatggattgcAGTCACTTTCTCTTGTGCTCTTGGCATATGACCGATTCATTGCAATATGTTTTCCATTGCATTATCACACAATTAATACTAATACTAGAATGATTATAATTACAGTTGTAGTTTGGGTATTTTTCTCAGTTATGTTGCTTGTCATGGTCCTTTTAGTTTCACGGCTGTCCTTCTGTAAATCTACAGTGATTGACAGTTATTTTTGTGACCATGGACCTGTTAACAAACTGGCCTGTAATGACACATCAACCAATTATATTTTTGCTAAACTCTTGattgcattatttttaattttaccaATGGTCCTCATTATATTGTCATATGCATGCATTCTCTTTGAACTTTATAAAATGACATCTAGAGAGGGCAAAAGAAAAGCTCTTAAAACATGTACCTCCCATTTAATTTTGGTAGCAATATTGTTTATACCAATATTAGTGACATATACAACAGCAATGGTCTCTGCTATTCATCCCAATGCTAGAATCTTAAATAATTCATTGTCTGCTACCATCCCACCCCTCTTGAACCCCATTATTTACACTCTGAAAACTGAAGAAATAATGGAATCAATTAAAAAgctgtataaaaaaacaatattgttcAAGTAA